The genomic stretch GGGTCGGGGGTGACGGCTGGACGCCACGGTGGGAACAGGCCCACGTCGACGTGCATGGCGAGGTCATCAACGCACACCGGGAGCAACTGACGGCCCGCGGCGCGCGCGCCCGCGTGATCAGCGGCACTCGAGCCGGGTCGAGTACGCGATCGGCAGGTCGCGGTGCAGGATCCACTCGATCGCGTAGACGCCCAGCGGCTCGACGTCGGTCGGCTGGCACGAGCGGTGGTCGTGGTCGAGCACCTCGCAGGTGGTGTACGGCACCTCGCACGGGACCTGCTTGGGCAGCGCCGCGGCCAGCAGCACGCCGAACAGGGCCGCGGTCTGGCGCCCGCGCGTGGTCATGGCCTTGCCCATCACGCGCGCACGATAGCGCGCCGGTCAGCCGTCGCGCAGCCGGTACCGGCGCACGAGCCGCTCGATCGACTTGGGGTGCACGCCCGCCTGCTCGGCGGCGGCGCGCAGGTCGCCGCCGGTGTCGGTCAGCAGGTCGCGCAGGTACTCGCGGTCGAACTCGGCGCGCGCGGCCTCGAGCGGCATGCGGCCGCGGCGGGTGCGGCGCAGGCTGCCGCGCAGCTCGACCAGCCGCGCCAGCGGATCGCCGGCCAACGCCGCCGGATCGGCCAGCGCGATCGCGCGCTCGATCGCGTTGCGCAGCTCGCGCACGTTGCCGGGCCAGGCGTAGCTGCGCAGCGGGCTGAAGGTGTCGTCGAGGTGCGGCAAGATCCACGACAGATCGCCGCCGGCCCGGGCCAGCACGCCGCGGGCGAAGTGCGCGGCCAGCAGCGGGATGTCCTCGTCGCGATCGCGCAGCGGCGGCAGCTCGATCGGGATCACCGCCAGGCGGTAGTACAGGTCGGCGCGGAACCGTTCGCGATCGACCTCGGCCCGCAGGTCGCGGTGGGTCGCGGCCATGATGCGCACGTCGACCGCGACCGGCGCCGGCGCGCCGACCCGCTGGACCGTGCCGGTCTCGAGCGCGCGCAGCAGCTTGGGCTGCAGCGCCAGCGGCAGCTCGCCGATCTCGTCGAGGAACAGCGAGCCGCCGTGGGCCAGCTCGAACACGCCCGGCCGGTCGACGTCGGCGCCGGTGAACGCGCCGCGGACGTGGCCGAACAGCGCCGACTCGATCAGCGTCGGCGCGACCGCGCCGCAGTCGAACACGATGAACGGCCGCCCGGCGCGCGGGCCGGCCGCGTGGATCGCGCGCGCCAGCAGATCCTTGCCGGTGCCGGTCTCGCCCAGGACCAGCACGGTCGAGGTGGTCGTGGCCGCGCGCCGGGCCATCGCGAACACCCGCTGCATCGCGACCGAGCGGCCGAGCAGCTCGCCGAAGTGATCGATCGCCGGCAGCTCCT from Myxococcales bacterium encodes the following:
- a CDS encoding sigma 54-interacting transcriptional regulator; protein product: MARQVAGKTTYVAPDGAVRVSYERLRARVVRGPDAGTSIEVGADDLGIGAHPSNQLVLTDARVSRFHVRLTRDPRGLRALDLDSANGTRVQGLAIRDVYLTDGVVLEVGDSAIELVAEGGAAEEELPAIDHFGELLGRSVAMQRVFAMARRAATTTSTVLVLGETGTGKDLLARAIHAAGPRAGRPFIVFDCGAVAPTLIESALFGHVRGAFTGADVDRPGVFELAHGGSLFLDEIGELPLALQPKLLRALETGTVQRVGAPAPVAVDVRIMAATHRDLRAEVDRERFRADLYYRLAVIPIELPPLRDRDEDIPLLAAHFARGVLARAGGDLSWILPHLDDTFSPLRSYAWPGNVRELRNAIERAIALADPAALAGDPLARLVELRGSLRRTRRGRMPLEAARAEFDREYLRDLLTDTGGDLRAAAEQAGVHPKSIERLVRRYRLRDG